The following coding sequences lie in one Candoia aspera isolate rCanAsp1 chromosome 11, rCanAsp1.hap2, whole genome shotgun sequence genomic window:
- the C11H16orf87 gene encoding UPF0547 protein C16orf87 homolog, with protein MSAGRAKKVKMATKSCPECDQQVPVACKSCPCGYIFISRKLLNAKRSERLPSSAESRSEAKRRRTERVKREKINPVVNKDLENRKRSRSHSHSDHSRRGRGRPKAASSKKHDEEKEKQEKEVDMYANLSDEKAFVFSVALAEINRKIINQRLIL; from the exons ATGTCTGCCGGCCGggccaaaaaagtgaagatggccaCCAAGTCGTGCCCTGAGTGCGACCAGCAG GTTCCTGTTGCATGCAAGTCCTGTCCATGTGGGTATATATTTATCAGTCGGAAACTCCTGAATGCAAAACGTTCTGAAAGGCTGCCATCTTCTGCAG AAAGCAGAAGTGAAGCTAAGAGAAGACGGACAGAGAGAGTCAAAAGAGAGAAGATAAATCCTGTGGTAAATAAAGACTTAGAAAACAGGAAAAGATCCAGATCACATAGTCATTCAGATCacagcagaagaggaagaggacgaCCTAAGGCAGCTTCATCTAAAAAGCATGATGAAGAAAAAG agaaacaagaaaaagaagttgACATGTATGCAAACCTTTCTGATGAAAAGGCTTTTGTATTTTCTGTGGCCTTggcagaaataaacagaaaaattatCAACCAGAGACTTATTCTTTGA